A window of the Vigna angularis cultivar LongXiaoDou No.4 chromosome 3, ASM1680809v1, whole genome shotgun sequence genome harbors these coding sequences:
- the LOC108325022 gene encoding probable glycerol-3-phosphate acyltransferase 3 yields the protein MAKLFKAFFFKSFFFFWYRFLFIQFKNLIRFYRTISNSFSGATQFKYPKFSSLLHRSDLNDHTLVFDVENALLKSSSLFPYFMLVAFEAGGLLRAIVLVLLYPFVCVVGNEMGLKIMVMTCFLGIKASSFRVGRSVLPKFLLEDVGAEMFETLKKGGKQVGVSRLPRVMVESFLREYLEFDFVVGRELKMFCGYYLGLMDNNKTSHVLDLVKEGKGCSDMIGITSHNNPRDHEFFSHCKEVVVVSEADKRSWQKLGRERYPRPVIFHDGRLALRPTPMDSIAILMWLPYGFILSVIRIFLAVSLPFNMATPLLVSTGLRLTISAPTRPHHNNSNKNNNIYVCNHRTLLDPLYISFSLQRNLSAVTYSLSRMSEVLSPIKTVRLTRNRNEDAKMMKHLLGQGDLVVCPEGTTCREPYLLRFSPLFSEMCDEIVPVAIDTHVTMFHGTTAGGLKCLDPFFFLMNPSPVYTVQLLHHVFPSHFSHTTTTHVDQGSKFQVANQVQSQIGTALGFNCTRLTRKDKYLMLAGNEGTVSNPAGAAKNNSQ from the exons ATGGCTAAATTGTTCAAAGCGTTTTTCTTCaagtcttttttctttttctggtacCGTTTTCTCTTTATACAATTCAAGAATCTCATTCGTTTCTACAGAACAATTAGCAATTCTTTTTCGGGTGCAACACAGTTTAAATATCCCAAATTCTCCTCTCTCCTTCACAGATCAGACCTCAACGATCACACGTTGGTGTTTGATGTGGAAAATGCTTTGTTGAAATCCTCTTCTCTGTTTCCATATTTCATGCTAGTGGCCTTTGAAGCAGGAGGACTCCTCAGGGCCATAGTTTTGGTTCTTCTATACCCTTTTGTTTGTGTAGTAGGAAACGAGATGGGGTTGAAGATAATGGTGATGACATGCTTCTTGGGGATCAAAGCATCAAGCTTCAGAGTGGGACGGTCCGTGCTGCCAAAATTCTTGTTGGAAGACGTTGGTGCTGAAATGTTTGAGACACTCAAAAAAGGAGGGAAGCAAGTGGGTGTGAGCAGACTCCCTCGAGTGATGGTGGAAAGCTTCTTGAGAGAATACCTGGAGTTTGATTTCGTCGTAGGAAGAGAGCTCAAAATGTTCTGTGGATACTACCTGGGTCTGATGGACAACAACAAAACTTCGCATGTCTTAGACCTAgttaaagaaggaaaaggatGTTCTGATATGATCGGAATTACAAGTCACAACAACCCTCGGGACCATGAATTTTTCTCTCACTGCAAG GAAGTGGTGGTGGTGTCAGAAGCAGACAAGAGAAGCTGGCAAAAGCTCGGAAGGGAGAGATACCCGAGACCCGTTATTTTTCATGATGGAAGATTAGCACTCAGACCCACACCAATGGACTCCATAGCAATCCTCATGTGGCTCCCCTACGGTTTTATCCTCTCTGTTATTCGCATTTTCTTAGCCGTCTCACTCCCATTTAACATGGCAACACCCTTGTTGGTCAGCACTGGCCTACGTCTCACAATATCTGCACCCACACGCCCCCAccataataatagtaataagaataataatatctaCGTGTGTAACCACAGAACCTTGCTAGACCCTCTCTACATCTCTTTCTCCCTGCAAAGGAACTTGAGTGCAGTGACATACAGTCTAAGCAGGATGTCTGAGGTGCTGTCTCCAATCAAAACGGTGCGGTTAACGAGAAACCGCAACGAGGATGCCAAAATGATGAAACACTTGCTGGGTCAAGGTGACCTAGTGGTGTGTCCGGAGGGGACCACTTGTAGAGAACCCTATTTATTGAGGTTCAGCCCTCTGTTCTCAGAAATGTGCGATGAAATCGTGCCGGTCGCAATTGATACCCACGTTACTATGTTCCACGGAACCACTGCTGGAGGACTCAAATGCTTGGACCCATTCTTCTTTCTCATGAATCCCTCTCCTGTATACACTGTTCAACTTCTGCACCATGTCTTCCCTTCACACTTTTCTCACACGACCACCACCCACGTTGACCAAGGTTCCAAATTTCAAGTGGCTAATCAGGTTCAATCTCAAATTGGAACCGCGTTGGGATTTAACTGCACCAGACTCACCCGCAAGGACAAGTACTTGATGTTGGCCGGTAATGAAGGCACTGTTTCTAACCCTGCCGGTGCCGCAAAGAATAACTCCCAGTAA